The stretch of DNA AATCGAGCCTGATCAATGCGCTCACCGGCCGCAACGCGCTCGCGCGCACCTCGCACACGCCGGGCCGCACCCAGGAACTGATCTTCTTCGACGGCCCCGAGAGCGCGGGGCTGCGGCTGGTCGACATGCCCGGCTACGGCTACGCCTCGGCGCCGAAGACCCAGGTCGCGTCCTGGACCAAGCTGATCCATCAATTCCTGCAGGGCCGCGCCACGCTGGCGCGGGTCTATGTGCTGATCGACGCGCGCCACGGCATCAAGGACGTCGATCAGGACGTGCTGAAGACGCTGGATAAATCCGCCGTGAGCTATCAGGTGGTGCTGACCAAGGCGGACCAGGTGAAGACGGCTGAGCTGGAAAAGAACATCGAGCAAACCACGGCCGCGCTCGCCAAACATCCCGCTGCGTTTCCAGAAGTCCTGGTGACATCCTCGCGCTCCGGCGCCGGCATGCCGGAACTGCGCGCGGCGATGGTGCGCCTGTTGCACGAGCGCGCCTGATGAGCCGCACAGGCCGCATCCTGATCGTGCTGGCCGCCATCATGGGCGCCGACGGCGTCATGCTGGCGGCGGCCTCCGCCCATGGCGCGGATGCGTCGCGGCTGGTGTCGGCCTCGTCGATGCTGCTGTTTCATGCCAGCGCGGTATTAGGTGCCGTCGCACTGGCCGAGCGCGGGATCGTGCATGGCCGTATCGGCATCGCGGCCGCCTTCGGATTCGTGATTGCGGCAAGCCTGTTCGCCGGCGATCTGACGCTGCGGCACTATGCCGGGCACGGCCTCTTCCCGATGGCGGCGCCGACGGGCGGCACGCTTCTGATTGCGAGCTGGCTGGCGCTGGCCGTCGCGGCGGCCTGGCCGAAGCGGGGATGACCGCTTTTCTTCCCCTCTCCCCTTGTGGGAGAGGGTGGATCGCCGCCGCAAAGCGGCGGCGAGACGGGTGAGGGGTCTGTCTCCGCGGAAAGAACCCCTCATCCGCCCTCGCTTTCGCGAGGGCACCTTCTCCCACAAGGGGAGAAGGAAGAAAGCAACTTTGCGCCCTGCCCGCCAATCGGATAGAACCCGGCCCGACATTCGGAATGGCGAGACCCGCTTCATGACATCAGCGCAGAATATCAGCCCGCTCGATCAAGCCCGCATCCTGTCGGAAGCGCTGCCGCATATGCAGCAATATGACGAGGAAACCATCGTCATCAAATATGGCGGCCATGCCATGGGCGCGGAGGAAACCGCAAAAGCCTTTGCGCGCGACATCGTGCTTTTGGAGCAGACCGCGATCAATCCTGTCGTGGTGCATGGCGGCGGGCCGCAGATCGCGACCATGCTCAAGCGGCTCGGCATCCAGTCCGAATTCGCCGCAGGCCTGCGCATCACCGACGCCGCCACCATCGAGATCGTCGAGATGGTGCTGGCCGGCTCGGTCAACAAGCAGCTGGTCGGCTACATCAACGAAGCCGGCGGCAAGGCGGTAGGTTTGAGCGGTAAGGACGGCAACATGGTGAAGGCGTCGAAGACGACGCGAACCATGGTCGATCCGGATTCGAATATAGAGAAGGCGATCGACCTCGGCTTCGTTGGCGACCCCGACAAGGTTGATCTGACGCTGTTGAACCAGTTGATCGGCTATGAGCTGATCCCGGTGCTGGCGCCGCTTGCGACCTCGCATGACGGCCACACGCTCAACGTCAACGCCGACACCTTTGCGGGTGCGGTCGCCGGTGCACTGAAGGCCAAGCGGCTGCTGCTGTTGACCGACGTGCCCGGCGTGCTCGACAAGTCGAAGAAGCTGATTCCGGAACTGTCGGTGAAGGATGCGCGAAAGTTGATCGCCGACGGCACCATTTCCGGCGGCATGATCCCGAAGGTCGAAACCTGCATCTACGCGCTGGAGCAGGGCGTGCAGGGCGTCGTCATCATCGACGGCAAGATGCGGCACGCGGTGCTGCTTGAATTGTTCACTAACCAGGGCACCGGCACGCTGATCCACAAGTGATGCACGAGCGGCAAAAGAAAGTCGTCATGGCCGGGCTTGACCCGGCCATCCACGACTTGTTTGCCGTCCGCAAGAAAGACGTGGATGCCCGGGTCAAGCCCGGGCATGACGAGCTGAGAACGAGGCGTCCACATCGGTCAGCATTGACACGCTTCCTGATGTCACTGCCGGCCGCGGCGATCTCGCTGTTCGTTTCCTCCCTGCCCGCCTTCGCCGACTTGAAACTCTGCAACCGCATGAGCTATGTGGTCGAGGCCGCGATCGGCATCGACGAAAAATCCGCGACCGCGACGCGGGGCTGGTTCCGGATCGATCCCGCCGCCTGCCGCGTCGTGCTGCAGGGCGCGCTGACCGCCGACCGCATCCTGCTGAACGCGCGCGCGCTCGGCGTCTACGGCGCCTCGCCGATTCCGCAGAACGGCAGCGACACGCTGTGCGTTGCGCCGGACAATTTCGTCATCGCCGCCGCCCGCCAGTGCCGCGGCGGACAGACGCCCGCGCCCTTCACCCAGATCACGCCGACGCGGACCGACGACGGCAACCTTGTCGCCTATCTCGCCGAGGACTCCGAATATGACGACGAGCAGGCGCGGCTGGCCGGCATCCAGCGTCTGCTGGTCATCGCCGGCTATGACGCCGCCCCGATCGACGGCGTCGACGGGCCGAAGACGCAAGGCGCATTGAGCGCGTTCCTGAAGAGCCGCGGACTTGCCGCCGACATCGTGCAGTCGCAAAATTTCTTCACCACCATGATCGAGGCCGTGCAGAAGCCATCGTCCAGCGGATTGACCTGGTGCAACGACACGCCGCACAAGATCATGGCCGCGGTCGCCACCGACGACGGCAAGGCGGTGACCAGCCGCGGCTGGTACCGCATCGATCCCGGCAAGTGCCTGCATCCTGATGTGACCGGCCAGCCCAAACAGGTCTATAGTTTTGCCGAGGCCGTCGACGGCGAAAACCGCGCCGTCAAATACCGGGACAGGGCGTTGAACTGGGGCGGGCCGAAAGCGCTATGCACGCGCGAGAGCAAGTTCGAGATATCGGAACAGGGCGATTGCGGCACCCGTGGGCTTGCCGCGATCGGCTTTGCGCCGGTCGACATGTCGAGCGGCGGCAAGACGCTGCGATTTGCGATGCCGTGATGGAACGTCGCCCTCGCTCCATCGTCGTCCCTGCGAACGCAGGGACCCATAACCACAGGGCTGAACTGTGGCCACAGGTGTCAACCACGATGGAAGGCAACACACACCGTGCTTACCAACAACCTATACGGCGTATGGGTCCCCGCGTTCGCGGGGACGACCTAGTGAGAGAGTCATGACATCCCCCCGCTCCTTCAGCCATATCGACACCTGGGTGTTCGACCTCGACAACACGCTGTACCCGCATCACGTCAATCTGTGGCAGCAGGTCGATGCCAGGATCGGCGAGTTCATCAGCGCATTCTTGAAAATCTCCGCGGAAGAAGCCCGCGTGATCCAGAAGGACTATTACCGCCGCTACGGCACCAGCATGCGCGGCATGATGACCGAGCACGGCGTGCACGCCGACGATTATCTGGCCTATGTGCACAGGATCGATCATTCGCCGCTCGAGCCGAACCCGGCGATGGGCGCTGCGATCGCAAGACTTCCCGGGCGCAAGCTGATCCTGACCAACGGCTCGACCGACCATGCCGGCGCGGTGCTGGAACGGCTCGGCATAACAGAACATTTCGAGGCGGTGTTCGACATCATCGCCGCCGAGCTGGAGCCGAAACCGGCGCCGCAGACCTACGATAAATTCCTGCGCGTCCACGGCGTGGATCCGGCGAAGTCGGCGATGTTCGAGGATCTCGCCCGCAACCTCGTGGTGCCACACCAGCTCGGAATGACCACGGTGCTTGTCGTGCCCGACGGCGCCAAGGAAGTGGTGCGCGAGGATTGGGAGCTGGAAGGCCGGGATGCGGCTTATGTTGATCACGTGACGGATGATCTGACGGGGTTTCTGGAGAGGTTGAGCGGCGAATAGCTCTCTTCTCGTCGTCCCTGCGAACGCAGGGACCCATACGCCGCGGCGGTGGAAAAGGGCACCGTGGCCGACATCCCATTTAATCAATTCACGCCTGTGGTTATGGGTCCCTGCGTTCGCACTAGTTGATTCGCACATCTTTGAGGGTTGCCCACGCCGCCGCCACGCCTAAGAAGTGTTGGAGGCCATGCCGCATGGTGATGGGTCCCGGTTTGGTGCGTGGGTATCCGTCCCATCCGCCGAGGCGAGCGATGATCCATGAGGCCCAAGCCAGGCTTTGCGGCGGATGTGGATTGCTTTGGAGTGCGGTCCTGCCCTCGTATTTGGTGGCAAGCGCGGCGAGGAGTTTGATCTGCTCTTCATTGAACGCGTTGCTGGCGGGCTCGGCGCTGCGTCCGTCGCGAGCCTGAACGAGTTGCAGGATCATAACGGCAGCTTTGGCGGCAATCGCGGTGAGCTTGAGCAGCCGATCGGCCGTTTCGATCCGGCTGTCTTCGAGCTGGAGACCCTGAGTTTTGATCAGGCGAAACAGTTGCTCGATAATCCAGCGCTTTTTGTACCAATTAACGATCTGCCAGGCGGACGCGACATCGCTCACGTCATGGGTCGTCAGCAGGTACCAATGCAGCGGCTCGACGCCTGCTGGCGGATCGACTTCAGCGACCTCGACCAGAGTAAGCTCGACCGTCTTGGGTAAATCGGACGATGCCTTCTGCGGCCGTTTGAGGGTGACCCGACCGAAACGCAGCATGAGTTTGGCTTGCCGGGCGGGTCGATCGGCACGCGCCACAACATCAATGGTCGCGGTGTCGACGATGGGCCAGCTGGCGGCGGTGGCATACATGCTTGCCCCGTCCGCCAGCACGCGATCATGCATGCTCCGCGTCAGCAGATGAAAGTTTGAGTCCGATACGCTCGCCCATTTGGCATAGATGTCGCCCTCGCGATCATCGATCACCGTGACCATCGCGGCCGCAGACAATACCTGCTTGGCTCGATTGGCCGTGCTGATCCAACGCTCCGATTCCTTCTGCTCCAGCGGCCGCTTGTCATGCGGAACCGTCACCCGGCCTTGGCGCGTCCAAATCTTCCCGGCAACCAGACCCAGACATGCGTCGCTGTCGGCATCTACGGTGGCCATTGCATGCAACAGCAAACCGTGGCCGGTCCCTTTGCCGATCTCACCCAGCCCGCGCCGGCGCTCGGGCTTGGTTCTAAAATTGATCTCGCTTGTATCCTGGATCGCCAGCACGTGCCGGCCAGCCACTGCAACGGCCGTTTGTTCACCCCAGCCTGCGAGCAGCGCTTCCAGGGTCACATTCTCATTGGCGAGAAATCGGCCGAATTGGACGATCTTGGCCCGATCACCCGCCGCCGCTCGCCGCAAGCACGAACTGGCGCGCGTGACCATTCCTTCGAGCAGGGCCGCCCCCCTTTATCGAGACGACCGTCCCCGAACCGACCAAGCCTGAATTGTTCGTTCAACATCTGGCACCTCAACAGAATCGAAGTGCCACACACAGAATCACGCCGCCCCGGCGCCGGGGAAGGCTAAATCAAAAGGCCGAGTCATTCCGTCGCAGTCAAGATCTGTGCATCTACTAGTGCGTTCGCAGGGACGACGGGGAAGCCTTGACTCTCCCCTCCCAAATCCCGAAAAAGCCGGTCAACTTCGCCCGAAAGCCTAAGGAAATCCCGATGTCCCTGTCCGCGCTCGAATCCACCGTCAACGCCGCCTTCGATGCCCGCGACGGCATTTCGACTTCGACCAAGGGCGAGGTTCGCGAGGCCGTCGATAGCGCGCTCGAACTGCTCGACAAGGGCGAGGCGCGCGTCGCCGAGCGCGAGGCTAGCGGCAAGTGGAAGGTCAATCAGTGGCTGAAGAAGGCGGTGCTGCTGTCGTTCCGCCTCAACGACATGAGCGCTATACCCGGCGGGCCGGGCAAGGCGTCGTGGTGGGACAAGGTGCCTTCGAAGTTCGAGGGCTGGGGCGAGAACCGTTTTCGCGATGCAGGATTCCGCGCCGTCCCCGGCTCGATCGTGCGCCGCTCCGCCTTCATCGCCCGCAACGTCGTGCTGATGCCGTCGTTCGTCAATCTCGGCGCCTATGTCGATGAAGCGACCATGATCGACACCTGGTCCACCGTCGGAAGCTGCGCGCAGATCGGCAAGCGCGTGCATATTTCCGGCGGCGTCGGCATCGGCGGGGTGCTGGAGCCGCTGCAGGCCGAGCCCGTGATCGTCGAGGATGACTGCTTCATCGGCGCGCGCAGCGAGGTGGCGGAAGGCGTGATCGTGCGCAAGGGCGCCGTGCTGGCGATGGGCGTATTCCTCGGCGCCTCCACCAAGATCGTCGACCGCGAGACCGGCGAAATTTTCATCGGCGAAGTTCCGGAATATGCGGTCGTGGTTCCCGGCGCGCTGCCCGGCAAGCCGCTGAAGAACGGCCAGCCCGGCCCGTCGACGGCCTGCGCCGTGATCGTCAAGCGCGTCGACGAGCGCACCCGCGCCAAGACCAGCATCAACGAACTGCTGCGGGACTGAGGCGTTCGCCGGCGGGCCCTCTCGGTTCTCCCGACGACGCGAAGCATCGTCCGGACGCGCGGCGTTGCCGCGCTCCTCGCCGATCTCCCTCGAAATGACGCCGCACAAGGCTGGCCCGCCGCCGGTTTGGCGTGTTAAGCCGGGGTATGAATGACGCCGTTTCCATTACCCGCGACCTCGTCCGCTGCCCCTCTGTCACCCCTGCCGATGCCGGCGCGCTCGGCGTCCTCGAACGTCTCCTGAAAGACGCCGGCTTCGAGGTGCACCGCGTCACCTTCGGTGAACCCGGCACATCAGACATCGACAACCTCTACGCCCGCATCGGCACCGAGGCGCCGCACATCACCTTTGCCGGCCATACCGACGTGGTGCCGCCCGGCGACGAGACGGCGTGGACGCTCGGCGCGTTCTCGGGCGAGGTCAAGGACGGTCTCCTCTATGGCCGCGGCGCGGTCGACATGAAGGGCGGCATCGCCTGCAGCGTCGCAGCGGTGCTGCAATATCTGAGCGACAACGGCGGCAAGCCAAAGGGCTCGATTTCGTTCCTGATCACCGGCGACGAAGA from Bradyrhizobium sp. AZCC 1693 encodes:
- a CDS encoding DUF1036 domain-containing protein; translation: MSLPAAAISLFVSSLPAFADLKLCNRMSYVVEAAIGIDEKSATATRGWFRIDPAACRVVLQGALTADRILLNARALGVYGASPIPQNGSDTLCVAPDNFVIAAARQCRGGQTPAPFTQITPTRTDDGNLVAYLAEDSEYDDEQARLAGIQRLLVIAGYDAAPIDGVDGPKTQGALSAFLKSRGLAADIVQSQNFFTTMIEAVQKPSSSGLTWCNDTPHKIMAAVATDDGKAVTSRGWYRIDPGKCLHPDVTGQPKQVYSFAEAVDGENRAVKYRDRALNWGGPKALCTRESKFEISEQGDCGTRGLAAIGFAPVDMSSGGKTLRFAMP
- the argB gene encoding acetylglutamate kinase, with amino-acid sequence MTSAQNISPLDQARILSEALPHMQQYDEETIVIKYGGHAMGAEETAKAFARDIVLLEQTAINPVVVHGGGPQIATMLKRLGIQSEFAAGLRITDAATIEIVEMVLAGSVNKQLVGYINEAGGKAVGLSGKDGNMVKASKTTRTMVDPDSNIEKAIDLGFVGDPDKVDLTLLNQLIGYELIPVLAPLATSHDGHTLNVNADTFAGAVAGALKAKRLLLLTDVPGVLDKSKKLIPELSVKDARKLIADGTISGGMIPKVETCIYALEQGVQGVVIIDGKMRHAVLLELFTNQGTGTLIHK
- a CDS encoding DUF423 domain-containing protein, with the protein product MSRTGRILIVLAAIMGADGVMLAAASAHGADASRLVSASSMLLFHASAVLGAVALAERGIVHGRIGIAAAFGFVIAASLFAGDLTLRHYAGHGLFPMAAPTGGTLLIASWLALAVAAAWPKRG
- the yihA gene encoding ribosome biogenesis GTP-binding protein YihA/YsxC, whose product is MTTDIDAKLIEEGRKLFAGDWKFVWASPSIETLPPMAGVEVAFAGRSNVGKSSLINALTGRNALARTSHTPGRTQELIFFDGPESAGLRLVDMPGYGYASAPKTQVASWTKLIHQFLQGRATLARVYVLIDARHGIKDVDQDVLKTLDKSAVSYQVVLTKADQVKTAELEKNIEQTTAALAKHPAAFPEVLVTSSRSGAGMPELRAAMVRLLHERA
- a CDS encoding IS4 family transposase — translated: MVTRASSCLRRAAAGDRAKIVQFGRFLANENVTLEALLAGWGEQTAVAVAGRHVLAIQDTSEINFRTKPERRRGLGEIGKGTGHGLLLHAMATVDADSDACLGLVAGKIWTRQGRVTVPHDKRPLEQKESERWISTANRAKQVLSAAAMVTVIDDREGDIYAKWASVSDSNFHLLTRSMHDRVLADGASMYATAASWPIVDTATIDVVARADRPARQAKLMLRFGRVTLKRPQKASSDLPKTVELTLVEVAEVDPPAGVEPLHWYLLTTHDVSDVASAWQIVNWYKKRWIIEQLFRLIKTQGLQLEDSRIETADRLLKLTAIAAKAAVMILQLVQARDGRSAEPASNAFNEEQIKLLAALATKYEGRTALQSNPHPPQSLAWASWIIARLGGWDGYPRTKPGPITMRHGLQHFLGVAAAWATLKDVRIN
- the dapD gene encoding 2,3,4,5-tetrahydropyridine-2,6-dicarboxylate N-succinyltransferase, with protein sequence MSLSALESTVNAAFDARDGISTSTKGEVREAVDSALELLDKGEARVAEREASGKWKVNQWLKKAVLLSFRLNDMSAIPGGPGKASWWDKVPSKFEGWGENRFRDAGFRAVPGSIVRRSAFIARNVVLMPSFVNLGAYVDEATMIDTWSTVGSCAQIGKRVHISGGVGIGGVLEPLQAEPVIVEDDCFIGARSEVAEGVIVRKGAVLAMGVFLGASTKIVDRETGEIFIGEVPEYAVVVPGALPGKPLKNGQPGPSTACAVIVKRVDERTRAKTSINELLRD
- a CDS encoding pyrimidine 5'-nucleotidase — protein: MTSPRSFSHIDTWVFDLDNTLYPHHVNLWQQVDARIGEFISAFLKISAEEARVIQKDYYRRYGTSMRGMMTEHGVHADDYLAYVHRIDHSPLEPNPAMGAAIARLPGRKLILTNGSTDHAGAVLERLGITEHFEAVFDIIAAELEPKPAPQTYDKFLRVHGVDPAKSAMFEDLARNLVVPHQLGMTTVLVVPDGAKEVVREDWELEGRDAAYVDHVTDDLTGFLERLSGE